In Asanoa sp. WMMD1127, one genomic interval encodes:
- a CDS encoding ricin-type beta-trefoil lectin domain protein, protein MRKHTLTLVTAIAAAVGLFTISVTTGSASAADNPYQRGPDPTRASVAAVNGPFATASVSVPTGYGFNGGRIYYPTDTSQGTFGAIAISPGYTALFSAELAWMGPWLASHGFVVIGIETNSRNDFDTARGTQLLAALDYLTQQSPVRDRVDPNRLAVSGHSMGGGGALSAAIRRPSLKAVVGIAPYSPSSNLANDRVPTMIFAGQADTVVTPSYATGLYNSLPTTTESVYLEVAGADHGFMVGRSNPVMIRTMLPFVKMFIDNDTRYSQFLCPLLDSSGVVTYRSTCPLLPTAPGTPTASPTTPGPTPSVPPSTASEIVGTQSGRCVDVPNASQSNGTRVHLWDCNKQPNQAWTYTSTKQLRVYANMCLDAAGSGNGAAVQIYTCHNQTNQQWNINTNGTITGVQSGRCLDVWSTANGAQIQLYDCHGQTNQQFRLAARG, encoded by the coding sequence GTGCGAAAACACACGCTCACGCTCGTCACGGCGATCGCGGCGGCCGTCGGGTTGTTCACCATCTCCGTTACGACCGGGTCGGCCTCGGCAGCCGACAACCCGTACCAGCGGGGCCCAGACCCCACCCGCGCCAGCGTCGCGGCCGTGAACGGCCCGTTCGCCACCGCGTCGGTCAGCGTCCCGACCGGGTACGGCTTCAACGGCGGTCGGATCTACTACCCCACCGACACCAGCCAGGGCACCTTCGGGGCCATCGCGATCTCGCCGGGCTACACGGCCTTGTTCTCCGCCGAACTGGCCTGGATGGGGCCGTGGCTGGCATCGCACGGCTTCGTCGTGATCGGCATCGAGACCAACAGTCGCAACGACTTCGACACGGCCCGCGGCACCCAGCTGCTCGCCGCGTTGGACTACCTGACGCAACAGAGCCCGGTACGGGACCGGGTCGACCCCAACCGGTTGGCCGTCTCCGGTCACTCGATGGGTGGCGGTGGAGCGCTGAGCGCGGCCATCCGGCGCCCGTCCTTGAAGGCGGTGGTCGGCATCGCGCCGTACTCACCGTCGTCGAACCTGGCCAATGACCGGGTGCCCACCATGATCTTCGCTGGGCAGGCGGACACGGTGGTCACCCCGTCCTACGCCACCGGCCTGTACAACAGCCTCCCGACGACGACGGAGAGCGTCTACCTGGAGGTGGCGGGGGCGGACCACGGGTTCATGGTCGGACGGTCGAACCCGGTGATGATCCGGACCATGCTGCCCTTCGTGAAGATGTTCATCGACAACGACACCCGCTACAGCCAGTTCCTCTGCCCGCTGCTGGACTCCAGCGGCGTGGTCACCTATCGCAGCACGTGTCCGCTCCTGCCGACAGCGCCGGGCACGCCCACCGCTTCGCCTACGACGCCGGGCCCGACCCCGAGCGTCCCGCCCAGCACCGCATCCGAGATCGTCGGAACCCAGTCCGGTCGATGCGTCGACGTCCCCAACGCCTCCCAGTCCAACGGCACCCGCGTCCACCTCTGGGACTGCAACAAACAACCCAACCAAGCATGGACCTACACCTCCACCAAACAACTACGGGTGTACGCCAACATGTGCCTCGACGCCGCCGGCTCCGGCAACGGCGCCGCCGTCCAGATCTACACCTGCCACAACCAGACCAACCAGCAATGGAACATCAACACCAACGGCACCATCACCGGCGTCCAATCCGGACGCTGCCTCGACGTCTGGAGCACCGCCAACGGCGCCCAGATCCAGCTCTACGACTGCCACGGACAAACCAACCAACAATTCAGGCTCGCCGCCCGCGGATGA